Proteins encoded within one genomic window of Formosa agariphila KMM 3901:
- a CDS encoding sulfatase family protein has product MNFKQNIVYKKMAISMKITAIRPIALVISFTLLSCKDKVKTVEQQDEPTKPNIVYILTDQWRGAALGYAGDPNVKTPHLDALAKEAVNFTNAVSVTPVCTPHRASLLTGKYPITTGMFLNDLYLPSEELCMAEIFKAEGYNTAYWGKWHLDGHRRSAYTPKERRQGFDYWKALECSHDYNKMPYYDNDNPEVKYWGKYSPFAIVEDANTYLEKQAKDDTPFLAVVSIATPHFPHGSAPQKYKDMYSPESLILNPNVSPKFEARSREELQGYYAHATATDEAIGLLLKQMDALGLNENTIVVFSSDHGEMMGANDVRPFQKQVAWDESIRVPFLIKYPGIDKQKGVTVNAPINTPDILPSLLGLSNIKIPDGIEGEDLSELIKNPDPEADREALVMNVAPFAGGYPNLPYRAIRTKQYTYARTTEGPSMFFDNVADPYQQNNLLGKPEFETLQNELDAKLNKKLAELGDEFKSRDYYLKKYNYVFGKNKPAIPYWEFNNGKGEVQSPIPVTQ; this is encoded by the coding sequence ATGAATTTCAAGCAAAATATAGTTTATAAAAAAATGGCTATTTCTATGAAAATAACAGCGATACGTCCAATAGCATTGGTAATAAGTTTTACGCTGCTTAGCTGCAAGGACAAAGTGAAAACGGTTGAACAGCAAGACGAACCAACAAAACCAAATATAGTATATATCCTTACAGACCAATGGCGCGGCGCGGCACTTGGATATGCAGGAGACCCTAATGTGAAAACGCCACATTTGGATGCTTTGGCAAAAGAAGCCGTTAATTTTACTAATGCGGTTTCGGTAACCCCTGTTTGTACACCACATCGGGCATCGTTACTAACAGGCAAGTATCCTATTACAACAGGTATGTTTTTAAACGATTTGTATTTGCCGTCAGAAGAATTATGTATGGCTGAGATTTTTAAAGCCGAAGGGTATAATACAGCGTATTGGGGGAAATGGCATCTTGACGGACACAGACGTTCTGCTTATACACCAAAAGAAAGACGCCAAGGATTCGACTACTGGAAAGCTTTGGAGTGTTCTCACGATTATAATAAAATGCCTTATTATGATAACGATAATCCTGAAGTTAAATATTGGGGTAAGTATTCGCCTTTCGCTATTGTAGAGGATGCTAATACCTATCTAGAAAAACAGGCAAAAGATGATACACCGTTTTTAGCTGTTGTGTCCATAGCAACACCGCATTTTCCACATGGCTCTGCGCCTCAGAAGTATAAAGATATGTATTCCCCAGAATCACTGATACTTAATCCTAATGTAAGTCCGAAATTTGAAGCACGCAGTCGCGAAGAGTTACAAGGGTATTATGCTCATGCCACGGCAACAGACGAGGCCATAGGCTTATTGTTAAAACAGATGGATGCTTTAGGTTTAAATGAAAATACGATAGTGGTATTTTCTTCAGATCATGGTGAAATGATGGGCGCAAATGATGTTAGACCCTTTCAAAAACAAGTCGCTTGGGATGAATCTATACGTGTTCCGTTTTTAATAAAATATCCCGGAATAGATAAACAAAAGGGCGTTACAGTAAATGCTCCTATAAATACACCTGATATATTACCGTCTCTTTTAGGTTTATCTAATATCAAAATTCCAGACGGTATAGAAGGTGAAGATTTATCTGAATTAATTAAAAATCCAGACCCTGAAGCAGACCGAGAAGCTTTGGTAATGAATGTGGCGCCTTTTGCTGGCGGATATCCAAATTTGCCATACAGAGCTATAAGAACAAAACAATATACTTATGCGAGAACCACAGAAGGGCCAAGTATGTTTTTTGACAATGTAGCCGATCCATATCAACAGAATAATTTATTGGGTAAACCTGAGTTTGAAACTCTTCAGAATGAATTAGACGCTAAGCTAAATAAGAAATTGGCCGAATTGGGAGATGAGTTTAAATCTAGAGACTATTATTTAAAGAAATACAATTATGTATTTGGTAAAAATAAACCTGCCATTCCGTATTGGGAATTCAACAATGGCAAGGGGGAAGTACAGTCTCCAATCCCTGTTACTCAATAA
- a CDS encoding sulfatase, with protein sequence MNLKHKIFIMLLLVFCSSKIIAQQSQPNVLVFYVDDLRAELGCYGSKTAITPNIDKLATEGVQFNKAYVQQAICAPSRMSTLTGLRPETLGIYSIFTPLRSVHKDVVSVPQLFKENGYKTVSIGKVYHHGTDDKNQWTNYFTKEPNTYNKPENIALLEQFKKEGKKANGPAFENADVADEAYKDGRAAKYAVETLKKLKNDKFIMFVGFSKPHLPFNAPKKYWDLYDKNNFEIPERKKPENMYRLALTNWGELKGYHGIPNDVEYLDDNLTRDLIHGYHASISYVDAQVGKVMEALEALGLRKNTTVIFMSDHGYKIGEYGAWCKHSNEEIDVRVPLIVSRETSYKGRVAGKTSDALVENVDIFPTLVELCGLEGPKTDGKSILQVIDRPNTPWDQVATAVYARGKNIMGCTATDGEWRYTEWRDAKTQDILGAELYEHKNSLLSFKNLSGNTKYKKEEARMKGLLETQFPRNQGPFLQHDTPRN encoded by the coding sequence ATGAATCTAAAACATAAAATTTTTATAATGTTATTGCTAGTCTTCTGTTCTAGTAAGATTATAGCACAACAATCACAGCCTAATGTACTAGTATTTTATGTAGATGACTTAAGAGCAGAGTTAGGTTGTTATGGTAGTAAAACGGCCATTACTCCAAATATTGATAAGTTGGCAACTGAGGGTGTACAGTTTAATAAAGCTTATGTGCAACAAGCTATTTGTGCGCCTTCTCGAATGAGTACTTTAACAGGTTTACGACCAGAAACATTGGGTATTTATAGCATTTTTACGCCATTGCGGTCGGTTCATAAAGATGTAGTTTCGGTACCACAATTGTTTAAAGAAAACGGTTATAAAACGGTAAGTATAGGGAAAGTGTATCATCACGGAACCGATGATAAAAATCAATGGACAAACTATTTTACAAAAGAACCAAATACCTATAATAAACCAGAAAATATTGCGCTTTTAGAACAATTTAAAAAGGAAGGTAAAAAAGCTAATGGTCCTGCATTTGAAAATGCCGATGTAGCCGATGAAGCTTATAAAGATGGTCGTGCGGCAAAATATGCCGTGGAAACTTTGAAGAAATTGAAGAATGATAAATTTATCATGTTTGTAGGGTTTAGCAAACCGCATTTGCCGTTTAACGCTCCTAAAAAGTATTGGGATTTATACGATAAAAATAATTTTGAAATTCCAGAACGTAAAAAGCCTGAAAACATGTACCGTTTGGCACTGACCAATTGGGGAGAACTTAAAGGATATCATGGTATTCCCAATGATGTAGAATATTTAGATGACAATCTTACTAGAGATTTAATACATGGTTATCATGCCAGTATTAGTTATGTCGATGCTCAAGTTGGAAAAGTTATGGAGGCGCTGGAAGCTTTAGGTTTAAGAAAAAACACCACCGTTATTTTTATGAGTGATCATGGTTATAAAATTGGAGAGTATGGTGCGTGGTGTAAACATTCTAATGAAGAAATAGATGTTAGAGTACCACTTATTGTAAGTAGAGAAACTAGTTATAAAGGTAGAGTAGCAGGTAAAACATCTGATGCATTAGTAGAGAATGTGGACATCTTCCCAACTTTAGTTGAATTGTGTGGTCTTGAAGGTCCAAAAACAGACGGTAAAAGTATTTTGCAAGTTATAGACCGTCCCAATACACCATGGGATCAAGTGGCTACTGCAGTTTATGCTCGCGGAAAAAACATTATGGGATGCACTGCTACAGATGGCGAATGGCGCTACACCGAATGGCGTGATGCTAAAACGCAAGACATTTTAGGGGCAGAATTATATGAGCATAAAAATAGTCTGTTGTCCTTTAAAAATCTATCAGGAAATACTAAGTATAAAAAGGAAGAAGCACGGATGAAAGGATTGTTAGAAACCCAATTTCCTAGAAATCAAGGTCCTTTTTTACAACACGATACACCTAGAAATTAA